One segment of Tenrec ecaudatus isolate mTenEca1 chromosome 1, mTenEca1.hap1, whole genome shotgun sequence DNA contains the following:
- the LOC142437134 gene encoding olfactory receptor 6N1 codes for MDTGNWSHVTEFIILGFPHLQGVQTYLFILLLLIYLTTIMGNMLIFLVVCLDSRLHIPMYQFVSILSLLELGYTAATIPKMLANLLSEKKAISFSGCLLQIYFFHSLGATECYLLTAMAYDRYLAICRPLHYPTLMTPALCVKIAVGCWLGGLAGPVAEISLVSRLPFCGPNHIQHIFCDFPPVLSLACTDTSVNVLVDFIINSCKILATFLLILTSYVQIIRTVLRIPSAAGKQKAFSTCASHLTVVLIFYGSILFMYVRLKKSYSLDYDRALAVVYSVLTPFLNPFIYSLRNKEIKEAVRRQLKRSRSLS; via the coding sequence atggacACTGGGAACTGGAGCCATGTAACCGAGTTCATCATCTTGGGCTTTCCTCACCTCCAGGGGGTCCAAACTTACCTCTTCATCTTGCTGCTTCTAATTTACCTCACTACTATCATGGGAAACATGCTGATCTTCCTGGTGGTCTGCCTGGATTCCCGACTCCACATACCTATGTACCAGTTTGTCAGCATTCTGTCCCTCCTGGAGCTTGGCTACACAGCCGCCACCATCCCCAAGATGCTGGCCAACTTGCTGAGTGAAAAGAAAGCCATTTCTTTCTCTGGCTGCCTGCTGCAGATCTATTTCTTTCACTCCCTGGGGGCTACTGAATGCTACCTTCTCACAGCCATGGCTTATGACAGGTACCTAGCCATTTGTAGGCCCCTCCActaccccaccctcatgaccccagcACTCTGTGTCAAGATTGCTGTTGGCTGTTGGCTGGGAGGCTTGGCTGGGCCAGTGGCTGAAATTTCTTTGGTTTCCCGTCTCCCTTTCTGTGGACCCAATCACATTCAGCACATCTTTTGTGATTTTCCTCCTGTGCTAAGCTTAGCCTGTACTGATACCTCTGTCAATGTCCTGGTGGATTTCATTATCAATTCCTGCAAGATCCTGGCCACTTTCTTGTTGATCCTCACCTCCTATGTGCAGATCATCCGCACGGTTCTTAGGATTCCCTCTGCAGCAGgcaagcagaaagccttctccacGTGTGCCTCCCACCTCACTGTGGTCCTCATCTTCTACGGGAGCATCCTCTTCATGTACGTACGACTGAAGAAGAGCTACTCGCTGGACTACGATAGGGCCTTGGCAGTGGTCTACTCAGTACTCACGCCTTTCCTCAACCCGTTCATCTACAGCTTGCGCAACAAGGAAATCAAGGAAGCGGTAAGGAGGCAGCTAAAGAGATCAAGGAGTCTGAGCTAA